In a genomic window of Ipomoea triloba cultivar NCNSP0323 chromosome 3, ASM357664v1:
- the LOC116012844 gene encoding uncharacterized protein LOC116012844 gives MFLNDNLVETVYMLQLPGYEDKTDVLVTTVIVWSQAGSSCLLYLLVYVDDILVMGSDSACVSSLVTKMGIEFKISHTRPPSFLKCVYMVDCKTLVTLVSLARVDESTTVSYADPTQYRSLARVLQYLTITRPDLSFAVNRLCQHMHAPTTAHWLMFKHVLRYVKGTLNLGLRIYWAGDQQCIVARSSTETEYKALADVFVEQCIVARSSTETEYKALADVFVEQCIVARSSTETEYKALADVFVEQCIVARSSTETEYKALVDVFVEHVEIDYHFVRDKVVKKELQVHFISMKEQLTDIFAKALSGSRFVLLQDKLNVDGLLLLNFVLEGEC, from the exons ATGTTTCTCAACGATAATCTTGTTGAGACTGTATACATGCTTCAACTGCCAGGATATGAGGATAAGACTGATGTGCTTGTTACAACGGTCATTGTATGGTCTCAAGCAGGCTCCTCGTGTCTG CTCTATTTGCTTGTGTATGTCGATGACATCTTGGTCATGGGATCTGACTCGGCTTGCGTTTCTAGTTTAGTTACTAAAATGGGCATTGAGTTTAAGATTAGTCACACGAGGCCTCCGTCTTTCttaaaatgtgtatatatggTTGATTGTAAAACACTAGTTACGCTTGTCTCTCTGGCACGTGTGGACGAGAGCACTACGGTATCGTATGCGGATCCGACGCAATATCGTAGCCTTGCTAGGGTTCTTCAGTATCTGACAATTACGAGACCTGATCTGTCATTTGCGGTGAACAGATTGTGccagcacatgcatgctccaaccacAGCGCACTGGCTCATGTTCAAGCATGTTCTTCGATATGTCAAGGGGACTCTAAATCTTGGTCTGCGTATTT ATTGGGCTGGTGATCAG CAATGCATTGTGGCCCGCTCTTCGACTGAAACTGAGTACAAGGCCCTGGCTGATGTGTTTGTTGAG CAATGCATTGTGGCCCGCTCTTCGACTGAAACTGAGTACAAGGCCCTGGCTGATGTGTTTGTTGAG CAATGCATTGTGGCCCGCTCTTCGACTGAAACTGAGTACAAGGCCCTGGCTGATGTGTTTGTTGAG CAATGCATTGTGGCCCGCTCTTCGACTGAAACTGAGTACAAGGCCCTGGTTGATGTGTTTGTTGAG CACGTTGAAAtcgattatcactttgttcgtgACAAGGTTGTCAAGAAAGAGTTACAGGTGCATTTCATTTCCATGAAGGAGCAATTGACTGATATTTTTGCCAAGGCTTTATCTGGTTCGCGGTTTGTGCTACTTCaggacaagctcaatgttgaTGGCTTGCTGCTTCTCAActttgtgcttgagggggagtgttaa